Genomic segment of Triticum aestivum cultivar Chinese Spring chromosome 6A, IWGSC CS RefSeq v2.1, whole genome shotgun sequence:
CCGCCTCGACATTCCCCCGGGGTTCGACACGAAGCAGGGGATCGGCGGGGCGGTGCTTCGCGCCGCCGGGGCCATCAGCCACTTCCAGGTGGTCTTGTTGGGCAGAGACAAACAAGTGATCACCGCCTGCGTTTACTCGTCCGAGGCGGGCGTATGGGGCGGTCTCATCTCGACTCCGCTTCCAAATGAGGTGCCAGTGGACTTCGATTTTAGGGGGGTGCCTGTGCTGATTGGGGATTCCCTTCACTGTTTGATTACGGGTAGCTGTTCTGGAATCCTTGAGTTTGATTTGAATATGGGGATCCTAACCGTGATACCAGGGCCTGTGGATATTTTGGATGCGGGCCGTTGCCAATCCACGGTTATGCGGGCAGAGGATGGCGGGCTTGGTGTTCTATTCAAGTCAGACTGCAATGTCCAATTATGGAGGAGGAAGATTGATTGTGATGGCGAGGCCTCATGGGTTCTGGGGAGAACTTTTGAGCTAGACACGCTGCTTTCCCTGAATTCAGAGGACAAAAGGTACACGGTGATGCTAGGCTTGGCCGAGTACAATAATACGGTGGTGGTGCAGACAGTTGCCGGCCACTTCATGGTCCAGCTCGAGTCATTGCAGTTCAAGAAGATGTCCGAAACCATCAGTTCGCATTTCCATCAACCATTAGAAAGTGTCTATACTGGAGGTAACAGAATGCCTTTACAATGCGCATATCTCTAGTACACTTTTGACTCAAAATTAGAACTTGACAGTTGGAAGTTGAAGATGACTGCATGAAAAACTAGCTTGAACCAACTAGAATGTCAAATAGATTAGCTTAATACGTGCATTTGGAAGCTTAAAGCGAATTATGCTTCTACCATTGAACATTTTTATCTGTGCTAATCGTGCTAAAAACCTGTAAATCTGTAACAATGACTTGATTAGAAAATTGTAAATGAATTGCTTATTTTATCATTTCTAGGAGACTCCTGCTGTAACAATGACTAGGTTTAAAATTTATAAAACAATTGTTTGTTTTATCACTTAATTATAGGAGCTGCGGGTGGCCACCCTTTTAAATAAACTGAGCTTATTTCATCTTTTCAGGCTTAATTTATTTTAAGACAGACTAAATCTGAATAGGCACAATTACTTATGTTGCTAGGATTTGTCAATGCTGTATCAAAGCTCACTTGTTTTTTCTTCTAAAAGCACATTTGAGTTCATCTAAATATTCCCTTTGATGCCTTCCCGTATTTAGTTGGCTTTCCATTGGAATATCATTGGTTGTTTGACTTCTTATGCTTGTAGAAACAAGCATTGGTGGTGGAGGACATAATGGAGCTGAACTTTTGCACAACCCTTAAGATGACTGTCTGGTTCATTATGTTATTATGATGTATTGGTTGAGTAGGTAAGCTTGTCTTCTGCATGTAAGTTGAGGTATATCTGAAATGTTCTTTTTGAATAAACATAAGCTTGCCTTCTGTATGTAAGCGAGGACTCAAGATACTCCCCATGAACCTTAGCTCAGCTCGCGCCAACCTGGCCGCCTCCCACTGCTCTTTATTGGCATGTTGGATCTTTCCTCCAGGCCTCGCTTCCTCATCCATTCCTCAGCCGCTTTCAGTTCCCTTCATCACTCCTTCACCCAGCTACCTTCTCTTCTATTTGCTcatgttttctccccctctctaCTGTTTGGATCATGCCAAAAATGTGAGATTGTATAACTTTAATCGCTTCTCCATGAATGAATGGCAAATTGGTTTTACTAATGACATTGAGCGCTCCACAGGTGTCTAGAATTGTATCCTGGTTGCTGAGATGCAGGACTTGGATTCTGTGCTGTAGACTGTAGTATGTAGATTCTTCCATTTAGTATGCTTCACGTGGAGTCAAATTGGCCATCAACGTTGCAAACATCTGCTCTCAGGTTTGCCTGTCGATGCGTAGTGCTTGTGAGGCTTTTTTGTTTTGAAGCTGAGGATGTTTGGTTCTGGTAGTTCTAGTTTCTGTCATGTTTGTTGCTGGTCTGGCGCATCTGCCTACTCCTGTGTGCTGTtaaaaaaaatgagaccaacccaagggctaaccctcgttggcTTTTTTTTATAGGAGAAAACTCCGTGAGCACCGCGTGTCCGTGTCGGGACTCGAACgaactcgggtgggctggcagcaacctcagctgcccagccaacgggtcgacgcccCGTCCTCACTCCTGTGTGCTGTTTAAAGTATACTTTGTTACCTGGTTTTGTTTTCAGCAGCGGAAATGGGGCCTGGTCGAGAGTCTTTTTCCTCTAAAAAATCTGGTCTCAGGTGTCTAGAATTGCATTGGTATTACCTATTTGCGTTCTCTGTTTTTATTACTCTAGAAGCTGCAAGTATATCACAGCACTGCATATTACATATTTGCGTTTGCTGTTTCTGTTACTGTTTTCTCCCAAATATTGCTGGTTTGGAGTTTTCAGCGCAATTTCCAGTGATGAAACTAATGTTTACTACAGTATTTGAATCACACACAAATTATGAGACTGTATAACTTTAATGGGTTTCCCATGATTTCTCCACAGGTGTCTAGAACTGCGTTCTGGTTGCTGAGATGCAGGAATGGGATTGTATGCTGCAGGTTCTTCTATTTCGTGCGCTTCACATGTCGATCGACTCTCTGTAGCGCACACTCATCGAGTGTGGAGAGTAACTGCAGGAATTAATCATTTAATTTGATAACTACCCGCTGTTATTACCTAATCGAAACTTCTTCCCGCACAATACTTGTGCCCGACATGTGCACGATGTGCAAATCCAGCGGCTAGTGCCCTTCTCAGTCATATGCATGCTCGGCTGGATTCAATCATCGTCTATGAGTCGTGCAAAACTTGCTGTGTGTATAGCACGACTCTTATCTAATTTCTGGACACAAATAGCCATTCAACTTTCATGATGAATACTTCGTCTTGCTTCAATTATTGGTCCACTAACAGTATTATCAAAGCTTGCCTGCCTGATGGCCTTGGCTTGCATTTGGTGCGTGTGTGTGTCTGTCAGTTTTCATTGTCTCACTCCATTTGCTTATGTTCCATGATTTATCAAGTGCATCGTATGTGTGATAGAGTCTGCGTGTGTTGGAATAATTTCTATTACAGTATTTGATTCTGGCTAGTTGATGTTGTATTGCACCTGCTTGCCTGGCCCAATAATCTGGCCCTGCTAGTATAACTTAAGTCTGTCGCCCTATTTTTAGCTAGGTTTAGGGTTTATATATTCCTGATCCCAGTCGCCATGGCCACCGGAGGCACACCGGAGCTGGAGGAGGAGATCGCCGTCTTCCCCGACTGGGTGATGCTGGATTGCATGAGCCGCACCCACTGGTACGGTGACCTAGCCTCTGGCCGTGAGGCCGTCAGCAGGAACAAGACAGCTGTTGGACTCAACATGGACAGCGGCCACTCCATGACTCCCATGTACGTGTCCTTCACCCTCGCGGCTCCTCCAAGTAACGAGTTGCAGGCGCTTGTTCCATGCGTGTCGAGCTCTGTGTCTTCATCTCCAAGTCATGAAAGTGGACGTTCTTCCTCAAGAATGCCCCACAGAGCAATGGCGTGTGCTTCCCCAACCTCTGGTCAACCGAGCTCCGTGCTCGCATTCGAGGGACGTTTTCTGTGCTGGGTCGACTACTTCAGCGGTGTCCTGCTATTCGATTTCTCCGGCACCTGCTCGCCGGTGCTACATTTCGTGCCATTCCTTTGAGGAATAGAGTACCCTGCCGAGGTACGGGTTAAATGGTGCCTAGTGTGTCCATCAGCAAGGGCGAGATGCGCTTCGTCCACATTGACAATGACTTCCACATTGGCTGCAGGCGagggcagcagcagcaacagcaacagcgcCAAAAAATCACCACTTGGACTTTGAACATGACATGCTGGTAGCGACTCCAGGTTCGAGTGGGAGCCGCATCGTGTGATCGACCTGGATCGCCTTTTGGCGGATCCTAGTGTACCTCATCGGCGTCTTCCCGAGTTCCCGATCATCAGCGCCGATGGCCCGGATGTTCTGTGTTACCTGTTGCGGAAGGAGGAGTTTCATGGTGAGGCCTCCATGATCGTGGTTGACATGAACCATGCTCACCTGCGGTCGTCTACTCCATATATCAATCGACAGTCTGCGGATGTGAAAGCTCACAAATATTTTTTGCCTTGTGCTTATCCGTCTGCCGAGTGTAAATTTTCAGTCACTCGCCTTTTGTTCGAGGAAAAATGGCAGATgctctgcctttgcattataaATAAAGAACTTACAAGAGTGCTGCTGTTAGGCAGTTGTTAAGATACTTCActtttttccccgcaaaaaaagaagaactTCACTTTTCCTTCAGATTTGATGTGCCAAATTTTATTCAGGGTTGGCCGGTTGATGGAGCCCAAGAACTACAGATTGTAGGCCGAGGAGGCAGAGTAGGTATTGGAAGTGGATGCTTTCCAACATATTGTATCAAGCTCCTCAGAGAGGTTGACAAGTTGAATTTGTTGCCAAAGGGACCAGAAACAGTGCATATCTTCAGTTGTTGTCAATCGACGAAGCCTCTCATTCAGTTGCCATTGGATAGTGCAGTTTCTGCCGAGGCGTTCTTCCTCCATGCCAGTTTGTACAGGTTGGGGGCCAAGTTCTTTGGGGCTGCTCCGTTTAGCTAGCAGGAGGACCAACATTTTGTTGATCCTCCGTTACCAAGAGTGATTTCAGTTGCAGCGTTGAACAAGGCCGTGTCCACGGGAGAGCAAGGCAATTTGGTCCCAGTTCAAGGCCGCGAGGGGGAGATCCGGGAGTTCGAGAGCCATCACAGCCTAAGGGAGCGGCTGAACAATTCAAGGTTCTTGATACCTAAGTCCCCAAGTCTTTTTGGTGAACACACTTGCTTCCAATTCACTGCACAATGGATACCCGTGGCTTCTTCCTCACCACGCCAAAGAAAACCTCTCTAGAGCTTGTCAATTGGTTTGATCAACCATTGTGAGGTAGTAGGTGGTGATGGAGGGTCTTTCTGTGTTTATACTCGGCTTGCACTAGTAGAAGCCGAGTAATTCGAAGACTCGGCTTCTACCCGTGCAAGCCGAGCATAAACACAGAAAGACAACACGAAGAAAGGCGCTCGGCTGTTCGGCGGGCGCATACATAGCCTGGTGATCCAAGTGGGATACAATCTTGAGACCAATTTAGTGGTACCACAATTCTTGAGTACGATATAATGGCCATGTGTAAAGTTTGGGGTGATTCTTGGTCAAGAAGATGAAAAGGAAAGGGGCTTTGCTGTAACAGCCCTCTCTGGCGAGCCCCGCGTTGCCTAGCCCGGCTTTTTCGGAAGGGGTCACTCCTTGTGAGTTTTACTCCTTGCTTGTGCTTGAGAAGGTCGTAGGGTCATTTCAAACCCAAAGAGAGGCTCCTAGCAAGAGGTGGACCAGCGGCACTAGAAGAGGGTATGTTCGCACCGGAAGCCCTAGATCTTCCAGCAGGATTGATGTCCGAATTGACTAATTTCAGTCCCGCCTATTTATTCCACAGGAGTGCATTACTATGTTTGTGCTTAGCAAATGTGATACCAAGCCATCCGCAAATTTTCTCCACCGTCTCCAGCAACAGGCAACCCCCGATAGCCGCCCCAAGAATTGCATGACATGGACGATAACGATAAACAAAACCTCAAGTAAATGTACACAATGACAAGATGGGTCGCCTAGGAGATAACTCCTTGTCGGTGACAAAGTGACCAACATATGATATATAGCAGCAGTTcagtgcaaaaaagaaaaaaacacgaGGTATCACATTTTTCATACGTAGTGTTTGCAGCGACGTCCTATACCTGGGTGGAAAAGTTATCGACCAACGGGGTTCAGTACCTAATGTTGGATGTAGAGTGCAGACGCGACAGGAGTTAGTCAGACAGAGAGACGGTAGAATCTACAATTGCCAGCTGGTATGTACGCGCAGACCAGCTCGTGTGGGGTGGCAGGTCCGGCGGGGTTCCTTCACAgctggggagggggaggggggtacGCTGGCGGCGCCGAGGCGTGCTGGGGTGGTCGCGGCATGATGCCCCGGGT
This window contains:
- the LOC123131831 gene encoding uncharacterized protein, with protein sequence MTSSHRRLRPRPTSAPPLEDDDLLDEVLLRLSPDPSSLPRASAVCTRWRRLVSDPGFVSRFRLRHRRSPPILGCFIRDKQSPIVSFVPTMEAPNRVPAERFSLQLAGRGPITFLDCRHGLLLMFLPCWIKVLVWDPVTGDQHRLDIPPGFDTKQGIGGAVLRAAGAISHFQVVLLGRDKQVITACVYSSEAGVWGGLISTPLPNEVPVDFDFRGVPVLIGDSLHCLITGSCSGILEFDLNMGILTVIPGPVDILDAGRCQSTVMRAEDGGLGVLFKSDCNVQLWRRKIDCDGEASWVLGRTFELDTLLSLNSEDKRYTVMLGLAEYNNTVVVQTVAGHFMVQLESLQFKKMSETISSHFHQPLESVYTGETSIGGGGHNGAELLHNP